From the genome of Gemmatimonadota bacterium, one region includes:
- a CDS encoding glycosyltransferase family 9 protein, translating into MIDARLDRVGIVMMSAVGDAVHVLPVINAIKRRQADAHITWVLQPGPATLVRGHRSVDEIVIFDRSRGRRAFIDVKRELSQRPFDLVLNLQVYFKAGLVTSFTRAPVKLGFDKPRARDLNWLFTTHRIPSFPVGQHVQDQYFEFLTALGIPYEPVVWDLGPTEAERAWQREFFAPIDRPTAAIVVATSKPEKDWLPERWAQVIDVLYADYGLQPVLVGGRSERELAAEAVIMAKARHRPISALGSGLRKLVSILDGSALVLAPDTGPLHITVALQRPVISLMGYTNPKRTGPYRAYHDLLIDAYGNPGEDYPISMENRQGRMPLITVDDVLTKVEHWQRTYALGRAQP; encoded by the coding sequence ATGATCGACGCCAGGCTGGACCGGGTGGGAATCGTGATGATGAGCGCGGTGGGCGACGCCGTGCACGTCCTCCCCGTCATCAACGCCATCAAGCGCCGCCAGGCGGATGCGCACATCACCTGGGTGCTGCAGCCGGGACCCGCCACACTGGTGCGTGGGCATCGCAGCGTCGACGAGATCGTGATCTTCGACCGTTCGCGAGGACGTCGCGCCTTCATCGACGTCAAGCGCGAACTCTCGCAGCGCCCGTTCGACCTCGTCCTCAACCTGCAGGTCTACTTCAAGGCGGGGCTCGTCACCTCGTTCACCCGGGCCCCGGTCAAGCTGGGCTTCGACAAGCCGCGCGCCCGCGACCTCAACTGGCTCTTCACGACGCATCGCATCCCCTCGTTCCCGGTGGGACAGCACGTGCAGGACCAGTACTTCGAGTTCCTGACGGCGTTAGGCATTCCGTACGAGCCGGTCGTCTGGGACCTCGGCCCCACCGAAGCGGAGCGCGCGTGGCAGCGCGAGTTCTTCGCCCCCATCGATCGCCCCACGGCCGCCATCGTCGTGGCCACCAGCAAGCCGGAGAAGGACTGGCTCCCCGAACGGTGGGCCCAGGTGATCGACGTGCTGTACGCCGACTACGGATTGCAGCCGGTCCTCGTGGGCGGGCGCTCGGAGCGCGAACTCGCCGCCGAGGCGGTCATCATGGCGAAGGCCCGCCACCGCCCCATCTCGGCGCTGGGGAGCGGGCTGCGAAAACTCGTCTCGATCCTCGACGGATCGGCGCTCGTCCTCGCCCCCGACACCGGGCCGCTCCACATCACGGTGGCGCTGCAGCGACCGGTCATCTCGCTGATGGGCTACACCAACCCCAAGCGCACGGGGCCGTATCGCGCCTACCACGACCTCCTCATCGACGCCTACGGTAATCCCGGCGAGGACTACCCCATCAGCATGGAGAACCGGCAGGGGCGCATGCCGCTCATCACGGTCGATGACGTCCTGACCAAGGTCGAGCACTGGCAGCGGACGTACGCGCTGGGCAGGGCACAGCCTTAA
- the glmM gene encoding phosphoglucosamine mutase: protein MSLEGLMVSVSGVRGRVGEALTPEIACQFAAAFGAFSVGRSSSRVIIVGRDSRVSGPMFHRAVVAALQSVGADVLDIGMAPTPTVQMAVEHHHAAGGLAITASHNPVEWNALKFIGSSGLFLDAAEGAEMRACMERGIPRATWDKLGSVSNDEAAIDRHIEAILALPFLDVEGIRRRAYHVALDTCHGAGITMFPKLLERLGCRVSAINLEPHGRFHRPPEPVAENLGELEALVKSSGAVVGFATDPDVDRLALVSDAGVAIGEDYTLALAARVILRQKRGTVVTNLSTSRIVADVAAEAGCEVVLAPVGEVNVAVKMRSVGAVVGGEGNGGVILPDLHLGRDAPLAAALILQLLHESNGTLSAVVASYPQYRIVKDKLDRPNVPLDEVYGSLRRSFADAVVDLQDGLRLTWPDRWVHVRPSGTEPIVRVIAEAPTEEGARELVRRCRAPLDALSA from the coding sequence ATGAGTCTTGAAGGGCTGATGGTCAGCGTGTCGGGCGTGCGTGGGCGCGTCGGCGAGGCGTTGACCCCTGAAATAGCCTGCCAGTTCGCGGCGGCGTTTGGAGCGTTCTCGGTCGGACGCTCGTCGTCGCGGGTCATAATTGTGGGTCGTGACAGTCGGGTTTCGGGCCCGATGTTCCACCGAGCCGTGGTGGCCGCGCTACAGTCGGTCGGCGCCGATGTTCTGGATATCGGAATGGCGCCGACCCCGACCGTCCAGATGGCGGTCGAACACCATCACGCCGCCGGCGGCCTCGCGATCACGGCGAGTCACAATCCGGTCGAGTGGAATGCCCTCAAGTTCATCGGGTCGTCGGGGCTCTTCCTCGACGCCGCCGAGGGAGCCGAGATGCGCGCCTGCATGGAGCGCGGCATTCCACGCGCGACCTGGGACAAGCTCGGAAGTGTCTCGAACGACGAGGCGGCGATCGATCGACACATCGAGGCGATCCTCGCCCTCCCGTTCCTCGACGTAGAAGGCATTCGCCGCCGCGCCTACCACGTGGCGCTCGATACCTGCCACGGCGCGGGGATCACGATGTTCCCCAAGCTGCTCGAGCGCCTGGGGTGCCGCGTGAGCGCGATCAACCTCGAACCGCACGGGCGCTTTCACCGCCCCCCCGAGCCTGTGGCCGAGAACCTGGGCGAGCTCGAGGCGCTCGTGAAGTCGAGCGGCGCCGTCGTCGGCTTTGCCACGGATCCTGACGTCGACCGGCTGGCGCTCGTCTCTGATGCGGGGGTGGCGATCGGTGAGGACTACACCCTCGCGCTCGCCGCGCGCGTCATCCTGCGACAGAAGCGCGGCACCGTGGTGACGAACCTCTCGACGTCGCGGATCGTCGCTGACGTGGCGGCGGAGGCGGGGTGCGAGGTGGTGCTGGCCCCGGTCGGTGAAGTCAACGTCGCGGTGAAGATGCGAAGTGTCGGCGCGGTCGTCGGGGGAGAGGGGAACGGCGGTGTCATTCTCCCCGACCTGCACCTGGGGCGGGATGCGCCGCTGGCGGCCGCCCTGATTCTCCAGCTGTTGCACGAATCCAACGGCACGCTGTCTGCAGTCGTGGCATCATACCCGCAGTACCGGATCGTGAAGGACAAGCTCGATCGGCCCAACGTGCCGCTCGACGAGGTGTATGGCTCGCTGCGCCGGAGCTTTGCCGACGCGGTGGTCGACCTGCAGGACGGATTGCGGCTTACGTGGCCCGATCGCTGGGTGCACGTGAGGCCGTCGGGAACCGAGCCGATCGTTCGCGTGATCGCCGAGGCACCGACGGAGGAGGGGGCGAGGGAACTCGTGCGCCGCTGCCGCGCGCCACTGGATGCGCTGTCAGCCTAA
- a CDS encoding Spy/CpxP family protein refolding chaperone, with amino-acid sequence MKRSWISLAVAVVVLAIAAPSAAHAQGGPPPGGMRGPGRMMEMLMKDITLDDAQKVKLDSIQAKYAKEMPPMTPGEPPSQEAMTKRREVMAKQQDEIRTILTADQQKLYDKNLAEMRDRMGRRPGN; translated from the coding sequence GTGAAACGTTCGTGGATTTCTCTCGCCGTTGCCGTCGTCGTGCTGGCCATTGCCGCCCCGTCGGCGGCGCACGCCCAGGGCGGTCCGCCCCCGGGCGGGATGCGCGGCCCCGGCCGCATGATGGAAATGCTGATGAAGGACATCACGCTCGACGACGCCCAGAAAGTGAAGCTCGATTCCATCCAGGCCAAGTACGCCAAGGAAATGCCGCCCATGACCCCGGGCGAGCCCCCTTCGCAGGAAGCGATGACCAAGCGCCGCGAGGTCATGGCCAAGCAGCAGGACGAGATCCGCACCATCCTCACCGCCGACCAGCAGAAGCTGTACGACAAGAACCTGGCGGAGATGCGTGATCGTATGGGACGCCGCCCCGGCAACTGA
- a CDS encoding D-tyrosyl-tRNA(Tyr) deacylase, protein MRVLVQRVSRGEVRIIDGDGTSRVSGRIGKGFVLLVGFTHGDSEEQLKWMTDKVVGLRVFTDAEDKMNLALGDVQGSLLVVSQFTLYGDAAKGRRPSFIDAARPEVAIPLYERFVAMLRATGTRVETGEFGATMEVELVNDGPVTIPLER, encoded by the coding sequence GTGCGAGTCCTGGTCCAGCGCGTCTCGCGTGGGGAGGTGCGCATCATCGACGGCGACGGGACGTCGCGCGTGTCCGGACGCATCGGGAAGGGGTTCGTGCTGCTCGTCGGCTTCACGCACGGCGACAGCGAGGAGCAGCTCAAGTGGATGACGGACAAGGTCGTGGGGCTGCGGGTCTTCACCGACGCCGAGGACAAGATGAACTTGGCGTTAGGCGACGTGCAGGGGAGCCTGCTGGTGGTGTCGCAGTTCACCCTGTACGGCGACGCAGCCAAGGGGCGGCGCCCGTCGTTCATCGACGCCGCGCGCCCCGAGGTCGCCATCCCGCTCTACGAACGCTTTGTCGCCATGCTGCGCGCCACCGGCACCCGGGTGGAGACGGGCGAGTTCGGGGCGACGATGGAGGTCGAACTGGTGAACGACGGCCCGGTCACGATCCCGCTGGAGCGCTGA
- a CDS encoding aquaporin, protein MSETPPLSRRLAAEALGTTLLVTVGTGCVMTNVIAQGALGLTGIALTWGFLVTALIATIGGISGAHINPAVTVALTVTGQFPAREAGPYIAAQCAGASLGSLILLATLGNVSNLGMTLPTVSVGAALAIEFWLSFVLMATVVGATADDRWGGGGAAVAIGMAVALDVLMGGPLTGASMNPARSFGPALIGQRWESQWLYWVAPIAGMTSAAAVLRWLRGR, encoded by the coding sequence ATGTCCGAGACGCCGCCGCTTTCCCGCCGCCTCGCCGCCGAGGCGCTGGGCACCACCCTCCTCGTGACGGTGGGGACCGGGTGCGTGATGACCAACGTGATCGCCCAAGGGGCCTTGGGGCTGACAGGGATCGCCCTCACCTGGGGGTTCCTCGTCACCGCCCTGATCGCCACGATCGGGGGGATCTCGGGGGCGCACATCAACCCGGCGGTGACGGTCGCGCTGACCGTGACCGGGCAGTTCCCGGCGCGTGAGGCGGGGCCGTACATCGCTGCCCAGTGTGCCGGCGCCTCGCTCGGGTCGCTCATCCTGCTGGCCACGTTAGGCAACGTCTCCAACCTCGGCATGACGCTCCCGACCGTTTCGGTGGGGGCGGCGCTGGCGATCGAGTTCTGGCTCTCGTTCGTCCTCATGGCCACGGTGGTCGGCGCCACGGCCGACGATCGATGGGGAGGCGGAGGGGCCGCGGTCGCGATCGGGATGGCGGTGGCACTCGACGTCCTCATGGGCGGGCCGCTGACGGGGGCATCGATGAACCCCGCACGCTCGTTTGGCCCGGCGCTGATCGGGCAGCGATGGGAGTCGCAGTGGCTGTACTGGGTCGCCCCCATCGCCGGCATGACGAGCGCCGCCGCCGTGCTGCGCTGGCTGCGCGGGCGGTAG
- a CDS encoding winged helix-turn-helix transcriptional regulator, giving the protein MSKVLEIVERQLGDRCCDREARPRIAARDAERLAEDLQLLGHPVRLQLLDVLGRNEGRVCVCDLEAAVPVKQPTVSHHLRILREAGLVESEKVGQWMFYRVRRDLIGALRDRLAAQLGSLV; this is encoded by the coding sequence ATGTCGAAGGTCCTCGAAATCGTCGAACGCCAACTGGGCGACCGGTGCTGTGACCGCGAGGCGCGGCCGCGGATTGCGGCGCGTGATGCGGAGCGACTCGCCGAGGACCTGCAGTTGCTCGGACATCCCGTGCGGCTCCAGCTGCTCGACGTGCTGGGACGCAACGAAGGGCGGGTCTGTGTCTGCGACCTCGAGGCCGCCGTCCCGGTGAAGCAGCCCACCGTCTCGCACCACCTGCGCATCCTGCGCGAAGCCGGGCTCGTGGAGTCGGAGAAGGTCGGGCAGTGGATGTTCTATCGCGTGCGTCGTGACCTGATCGGTGCCCTGCGCGACCGCCTGGCGGCGCAGCTCGGATCGCTCGTGTAA
- a CDS encoding FHA domain-containing protein, producing the protein MTYRLVSTDGNIQFELRPGMPMILGRALNSDLPVLDPTISRRHAEVTADHGGVAVRDLGSSNGTFVAGARVGTARLVGGERIVFGKVHFEVRELSPMLVDDASAESVRRVARAGTTIIRSIPVPDADQALELALRASGVQKAVEEGRAQVSPAERDRLKLTLLLEISKALTRTIDVASLLEKMVHFTFRLLDVGHVSILLFDDAGTLVPRIARTRGGENAPREISPTLANTVIAQKVAVLSDVTADATRPTPSGVAGAGMARNAACAPLIAGEGRVLGVLYVDSLTPTSRVSDEDLDFLVAFAGIGAVALDNIRSADRSRQEARIRDNFERFFTPHLAARIAAAPEALGLGGERRTVAVLFADIRGFTELAARMAPDETARFLTEYFSEMVDVVFRHGGTLDKFIGDAVMAQWGAPISAPDDADRALEAALDMMQEVDRLNARWRDEGRSEIQVGIGLSYGEAFAGYLGSERRLEYTIIGDTVNTASRLCAWAEGGEILVSESMREAFTRPQALGDRAPLTLRGKAEPVRVFRAVR; encoded by the coding sequence ATGACGTACCGACTCGTCAGCACCGACGGGAACATCCAGTTCGAGCTGCGCCCGGGGATGCCGATGATCCTCGGGCGGGCGCTGAACAGCGACCTCCCCGTCCTCGACCCCACCATCTCGCGCCGGCACGCCGAAGTCACCGCCGACCACGGGGGGGTCGCCGTGCGCGACCTGGGGTCGAGCAACGGGACGTTCGTCGCGGGAGCCCGTGTGGGCACCGCACGCCTCGTCGGCGGCGAGCGCATCGTCTTCGGCAAGGTGCACTTCGAGGTGCGCGAACTCAGCCCGATGCTGGTCGACGACGCCAGTGCCGAGAGCGTCCGTCGGGTCGCACGCGCGGGGACGACGATCATCCGGTCCATCCCCGTCCCCGACGCCGATCAGGCACTCGAGTTGGCGCTGCGGGCGAGCGGGGTGCAGAAGGCGGTCGAGGAAGGACGCGCGCAGGTCTCGCCTGCCGAGCGCGATCGGCTCAAGCTCACCCTGCTGCTGGAAATCTCGAAGGCGCTGACGCGGACGATCGACGTCGCGTCGCTCCTCGAGAAGATGGTGCACTTCACCTTTCGACTGCTCGACGTCGGCCACGTCTCGATCCTGCTCTTCGACGACGCGGGGACGCTCGTCCCGCGCATCGCCCGCACGCGCGGGGGCGAGAACGCCCCGCGCGAGATCTCGCCGACGCTGGCCAACACGGTCATTGCGCAGAAGGTGGCGGTCCTCTCCGACGTAACGGCCGACGCGACGCGCCCGACCCCGAGCGGCGTGGCCGGCGCCGGCATGGCGCGCAACGCCGCGTGCGCGCCGCTCATCGCCGGCGAGGGGCGCGTGCTCGGCGTGCTCTACGTCGACAGCCTAACGCCGACGTCGCGGGTGAGCGACGAGGACCTCGATTTCCTCGTGGCGTTCGCGGGGATCGGCGCGGTCGCGCTCGACAACATCCGCTCGGCGGACCGCAGCCGGCAGGAAGCCCGCATCCGCGACAACTTCGAGCGCTTCTTCACCCCGCACCTCGCCGCGCGCATCGCCGCCGCCCCCGAGGCGCTGGGATTGGGGGGCGAGCGGCGCACCGTGGCGGTCCTCTTCGCCGACATTCGCGGCTTCACCGAACTGGCCGCGCGCATGGCGCCTGACGAGACGGCGCGCTTCCTCACCGAGTACTTCTCGGAGATGGTCGACGTCGTGTTTCGCCATGGCGGGACGCTCGACAAGTTCATCGGCGACGCCGTCATGGCGCAGTGGGGGGCGCCGATCAGCGCGCCAGACGATGCCGATCGCGCGCTGGAGGCGGCGCTCGACATGATGCAGGAGGTCGACCGCCTCAACGCGCGCTGGCGCGACGAGGGGCGCTCGGAGATCCAGGTGGGGATCGGGCTGAGCTACGGCGAGGCCTTCGCCGGCTACCTCGGCTCGGAGCGCCGCCTGGAGTACACGATCATCGGCGACACGGTGAACACGGCCTCGCGCCTGTGCGCCTGGGCCGAGGGGGGCGAGATCCTGGTGTCGGAGTCGATGCGCGAGGCGTTTACCCGCCCGCAGGCGTTAGGCGACCGCGCCCCGCTGACGCTGCGCGGCAAGGCGGAGCCCGTCCGCGTCTTCCGCGCCGTCCGGTGA
- the maf gene encoding septum formation inhibitor Maf, whose product MRVILASQSPRRRELLAQVGIAHEVCPADIDESYLPHEHPPAHAERLAREKARVLAVANPDAVVIGADTIVVIDDEVLGKPASVADAERMLTALSGRTHWVYTAVAVARGGEVVSGVEAVEVTFRPLGAAQVRDYVATGEPMDKAGAYGIQGFGAVLVERIHGDYFAVMGLALGRLVGLLREVGVVYHFRGLETVR is encoded by the coding sequence TTGCGCGTGATCCTCGCCTCGCAGTCGCCGAGGCGGCGCGAACTGCTGGCGCAGGTCGGCATCGCCCACGAGGTGTGCCCGGCCGACATCGACGAGTCGTACCTCCCGCACGAACACCCGCCGGCCCACGCCGAGCGGCTGGCGCGCGAGAAGGCGCGTGTGCTGGCGGTGGCGAACCCCGATGCCGTGGTGATCGGCGCCGACACCATCGTGGTCATCGACGACGAGGTGCTGGGCAAGCCGGCGAGCGTGGCCGACGCCGAGCGCATGCTCACCGCGCTGAGCGGGCGCACGCATTGGGTCTACACCGCGGTTGCGGTGGCGCGCGGCGGCGAGGTGGTGTCGGGGGTCGAGGCGGTCGAAGTCACCTTTCGTCCGCTGGGCGCGGCGCAGGTGCGGGACTACGTCGCGACCGGCGAACCGATGGACAAGGCAGGGGCGTACGGCATCCAGGGCTTTGGCGCCGTGCTCGTGGAGCGCATCCACGGCGACTACTTCGCCGTGATGGGGCTCGCGTTAGGTCGACTGGTGGGGTTGCTGCGCGAGGTCGGCGTGGTGTACCACTTTCGCGGGCTCGAGACCGTGCGCTGA
- a CDS encoding GNAT family N-acetyltransferase, producing MTTDDYAIRAAREADLPTVRQLLVAAHLPTDGLEEQFGDGYAIAESKGTAIGAEGIEVYGDAGLLRSAVVDADWRGRGVGDALTQDRLRWAAARGLREVWLLTTTAADYFPRFGFAPAARADAPAHMQRSREFAEACPASAIAMRRLLA from the coding sequence ATGACGACAGACGACTACGCGATCCGCGCCGCCCGCGAGGCAGACCTCCCGACCGTGCGGCAACTGCTGGTCGCCGCCCACCTTCCGACGGACGGTCTCGAGGAGCAGTTCGGCGACGGGTATGCGATCGCCGAAAGCAAGGGCACCGCGATCGGCGCCGAGGGGATCGAGGTCTACGGCGACGCGGGGCTGCTTCGCTCGGCCGTGGTCGACGCGGACTGGCGCGGGCGTGGCGTGGGCGATGCGCTCACGCAGGACCGCCTGCGTTGGGCGGCCGCGCGCGGCTTGCGCGAGGTCTGGCTCCTCACGACGACGGCGGCCGACTACTTCCCGCGGTTTGGCTTTGCACCTGCGGCGCGCGCCGATGCCCCGGCGCACATGCAGAGGTCGCGCGAGTTCGCCGAGGCCTGCCCGGCCTCTGCCATTGCCATGCGACGTCTCCTCGCCTGA
- the glmS gene encoding glutamine--fructose-6-phosphate transaminase (isomerizing), giving the protein MCGIVGYVGAKVATPLLLEGLKRLEYRGYDSAGVAIMNGTGVKTVKEAGKIAKLESLLVASPVAGTTGIAHTRWATHGPPNQKNAHPHMSQDGSIAVVHNGIIENATVLKQMLEGRGYVFTSDTDTEVLAHLIEECFDGNLEDAVLEALWQVEGTYGIAVISSVDSHKIVAARKGSPLLLGLGENENFIASDVSAILAHTRQVVYLEDGEMAVIDDAGYRVIDMNAIEIHKKVAHIDWDLAQIERGGYAHFMLKEIFEQPKTVENTMRGRLLDEEGTSKLGGLNLTDEELLSFTNIVITACGTSWHSALIGEHMLEELARIPVEVEYASEFRYRNPIVDSKTLCIVISQSGETADTLAAMREAKRRGARTLGLVNVVGSTIAREADGGVYLHAGPEIGVASTKAFTSQVIALLLFTLKLGRLRGALSQERGAEIIAGMRQLPAQIQQVLERAQEIEDIAEEYKRASNFLYLGRGYNFPVALEGALKLKEISYIHAEGYPAAEMKHGPIALIDEMMPVVFVAPHDSVFDKITSNVHEVKARKGRVIAVTSRDEDALVGMLDYEFRIPETADLLMPILASVPLQLLAYYVAVKRGANVDQPRNLAKSVTVE; this is encoded by the coding sequence ATGTGCGGAATCGTCGGTTACGTCGGCGCTAAGGTCGCCACTCCACTCCTGCTCGAGGGGCTCAAGCGCCTCGAGTATCGCGGCTATGACTCCGCGGGTGTGGCGATCATGAATGGCACGGGCGTGAAGACCGTGAAGGAAGCAGGAAAGATCGCCAAGCTCGAGTCGCTCCTCGTCGCCTCGCCCGTGGCAGGGACGACGGGGATCGCGCATACGCGATGGGCGACCCACGGGCCGCCGAACCAGAAGAATGCGCACCCGCACATGAGCCAGGACGGCTCCATCGCGGTGGTGCATAACGGGATCATCGAGAACGCGACCGTCCTCAAGCAGATGCTCGAGGGGCGCGGCTACGTCTTCACGTCGGATACCGACACCGAGGTGCTCGCGCACCTGATCGAGGAGTGCTTCGACGGCAACCTCGAGGATGCGGTGCTCGAGGCGCTGTGGCAGGTGGAGGGGACGTACGGGATCGCCGTGATCTCGTCGGTCGACTCGCACAAGATCGTTGCCGCGCGCAAGGGGAGCCCGCTCCTCCTCGGGCTCGGCGAGAACGAGAACTTCATCGCCTCCGACGTGTCGGCGATCCTCGCGCACACGCGCCAGGTCGTCTACCTCGAGGACGGCGAGATGGCGGTGATCGACGACGCCGGCTATCGCGTCATCGACATGAACGCCATCGAGATCCACAAGAAGGTCGCGCACATCGACTGGGACCTCGCGCAGATCGAGCGCGGTGGCTACGCGCACTTCATGCTCAAGGAGATCTTCGAGCAGCCGAAGACGGTCGAGAACACGATGCGCGGTCGCCTGCTCGACGAGGAAGGGACGTCGAAGCTCGGTGGGCTCAACCTCACCGACGAAGAGCTCCTCTCCTTCACCAACATCGTCATCACCGCCTGCGGGACGTCGTGGCACTCGGCGCTCATCGGCGAGCACATGCTCGAAGAGCTGGCGCGCATCCCGGTCGAGGTCGAGTACGCGTCGGAATTCCGCTACCGCAACCCCATCGTCGACAGCAAGACGCTGTGCATCGTCATCTCGCAGTCGGGCGAAACGGCCGACACGCTGGCGGCGATGCGCGAGGCCAAGCGGCGCGGTGCGCGCACGTTAGGCCTGGTGAACGTCGTGGGCTCGACGATCGCGCGTGAGGCGGACGGTGGCGTGTACCTGCACGCCGGCCCCGAAATCGGTGTCGCGTCGACCAAGGCGTTCACCTCGCAGGTCATCGCCCTCCTGCTGTTCACGCTCAAGCTCGGCCGCCTGCGTGGCGCGCTGTCGCAGGAGCGCGGGGCGGAGATCATCGCCGGGATGCGCCAGCTGCCCGCGCAGATCCAGCAGGTGCTCGAGCGCGCGCAGGAGATCGAGGACATCGCCGAGGAGTACAAGCGCGCGAGCAATTTCCTCTACCTCGGCCGCGGCTACAACTTCCCCGTGGCGCTCGAAGGGGCGCTCAAGCTCAAGGAGATCTCGTACATCCACGCCGAGGGCTATCCGGCGGCCGAGATGAAGCACGGCCCCATCGCCCTGATCGACGAGATGATGCCGGTGGTCTTCGTGGCGCCGCACGATTCGGTCTTCGACAAGATCACGTCCAACGTGCACGAGGTGAAGGCGCGCAAGGGACGCGTGATTGCGGTGACGTCGCGCGACGAGGACGCACTCGTTGGGATGCTCGACTACGAGTTCCGGATCCCCGAGACGGCCGACCTGCTCATGCCGATCCTCGCGTCGGTGCCGTTGCAGCTGCTGGCGTACTACGTCGCGGTCAAGCGCGGCGCCAACGTCGACCAGCCGCGCAACCTGGCCAAGTCGGTCACCGTCGAGTAG
- a CDS encoding arsenite methyltransferase, which yields MTQDDNACCAPSCCGGDSVAVTPIGRRVGATQSRTDTGTSVAGGTSAAAGTSAAAGTSAVDDGEAVRATVRATYGAAARAASGTGESCGCGPSCCSGDGEVWDPITSDLYDAGQVEGIPAEALLASLGCGNPTALAALSPGETVLDLGSGGGIDVLLSARRVGPTGKAYGLDMTDEMLALAHANQARAGVTNVEFLKGEIEHIPLHDNSVDVIISNCVINLSADKPQVLREAFRVLRPGGRFAVSDVVLRGELPTEVQRSVALYTGCVSGALEESAYARHLADAGFTDIGIEPTRIYGAEDARALIEGAGLDAASLIPAVEGKVMSAFVRGTKPR from the coding sequence ATGACACAGGACGACAACGCTTGCTGTGCCCCCTCCTGCTGCGGTGGCGACTCCGTGGCGGTCACCCCGATCGGGCGGCGCGTCGGCGCGACCCAGTCGCGTACGGACACCGGAACGTCGGTCGCTGGTGGAACGTCGGCGGCCGCCGGGACGTCGGCGGCCGCCGGAACTTCGGCGGTCGACGACGGTGAGGCCGTGCGCGCGACGGTGCGTGCGACCTACGGTGCCGCGGCGCGCGCCGCGAGCGGGACGGGCGAGTCGTGTGGATGCGGGCCGTCGTGCTGCAGCGGCGACGGCGAGGTGTGGGACCCCATCACCAGCGACCTGTACGACGCGGGGCAGGTCGAGGGGATCCCCGCCGAGGCGCTGCTGGCGTCGTTAGGGTGCGGCAACCCCACCGCGCTCGCCGCCCTCTCGCCTGGCGAGACGGTCCTCGATCTTGGCTCGGGGGGCGGCATCGACGTCCTCCTCTCGGCCCGCCGCGTGGGGCCCACCGGCAAGGCGTACGGCCTCGACATGACCGACGAGATGCTCGCCCTCGCGCACGCCAACCAGGCGCGGGCCGGCGTCACCAACGTCGAGTTCCTCAAGGGAGAGATCGAGCACATCCCGCTCCACGACAACAGCGTCGATGTGATCATCTCCAACTGCGTCATCAACCTCTCGGCCGACAAGCCGCAGGTGCTGCGCGAGGCCTTTCGTGTCCTGCGCCCCGGCGGGCGTTTCGCCGTCTCGGACGTGGTGCTGCGGGGGGAGCTCCCGACCGAGGTGCAGCGGAGCGTGGCGCTCTACACGGGCTGCGTCTCGGGGGCGCTCGAGGAGTCGGCCTACGCGCGCCATCTGGCCGACGCGGGCTTCACCGACATCGGGATCGAGCCGACGCGCATCTACGGCGCCGAGGATGCGCGGGCGCTGATCGAGGGGGCAGGGCTCGACGCGGCGTCGCTGATCCCGGCGGTCGAGGGGAAGGTGATGAGCGCCTTCGTGCGGGGGACCAAGCCCCGTTAG